The genomic window GTCGCCCAAGGTGGCCCCCGGCTTGACCGCACGGATGCCGCGCCACATCGCCAGATAGGTACTTTCGCACAACCGCTTGGCTTGGATAGACGGCTCGCCGACGTAGTACATGCGGCTGGTGTCTCCGTGGAAACCATCTTTGATGGTGGTGATGTCAAGATTGACGATGTCGCCATTCTTTAGCTTTTTGTCGCTAGGGACACCGTGGCAAACCTGATGGTTGATCGAGGTGCAGATCGACTTGGGGTAGGGATTGTGTCCCGAGGGCGCATAGTTGAGCGGTGCGGGCACGCAACCTTGCACATTCACCATATAGTCGTGACAGAGCTTGTCCAGCTCGTCAGTGGTGATGCCTGCCTGCACATGCGGTGCGATGTAATCGAGCACCTCGCCTGCCAAGCGTCCGGCAAGGTGCATCTTTGAGATTTCTTCTGAGGTTTTGATGCTGACGGCCATGATGCTAACTCGTAATTTACTGGGGCGTGAGGATAGCAGGATGCGGCGATTTCGTCCTGCCGATGGATATTCCATGCGGCGATTAGCTGCAAAAAAGTATATGAGTTGAGTGATAGGTTATCGCCGTAGTCTGGATTACAATACCTGCCATCGCGGAACCAAATCGGTTGCGATGACTCTCAGTACGGCGCATTCGGTGCGCTTATCTCAACAAGGAGAATGGCATGAAAGTTTCGAGTTTTGTATTGTTGGCTGCCATGACGGCAAGCGGTGCTGCTTACGCGGCTGATTCCGGCGCGATTTTGGGTGGCGCGCTAGGCGGTGGAGTGGGCGCAGCAGTCGGTTCGCAACTGGGTGGGCAGAATGGTGCCATCATTGGTGGCGCGTTGGGCGGTGCAACGGGTGCGGCAGTGGGTACTAGTGGTCGTCAGCAAGTGGCACCAGCCCCACGCCAGCAACAGCGGCGCGGGAATGGTTATGAACGAGAGCATGAGCACGAGCATCATCACGATCATGGCGATCGCGGTGAGCGTGGTCATCGCGGTGACAGAGACTAAAGGAGCGTGAAAATGAAAAAGATATTGGTGGTGGGTTCTTTGTTGCTATTGGCGGCATGTGTTAATCCGAATCAGAATCAAGCAGTGCTTGGTGGTGCGGTTGGTGGTGGAGTCGGTGCTGGCGTTGGCCAAGCGGTCGGTGGCCAAGGTGGTGCTATCTTGGGTGGGGCTATTGGCGGTGCAGTTGGTGCGGCAGTAAGCACGGGTGGACAACAACAGCCGGTGTATCAACCTCGAGGTCGTGATTATGATGATCGCGGCTATCGTGGACGTGAGCATGACCATGATCGCCGACGTGATCGAGACTAAGTTATCAAGTCTAATAAAAAAGCCCGCATCTGCGGGCTTTTTTATTGCTTGCTAAAGGTCTTAACGCTTGTTGCCGTTGTTCGCGCTGTTGTGGCCGCGACCTAGGCTGAAGCTGTTGCCGCTGCTCGGGCGACGTTGACCACCTGCACCGGCGGGAGCGCCGCCGTTGCCAGTACCTGCACCTTGCGGACGGTTGCCGTTAGGGTTGGTGAAGCGATTGTGGGAGTGACCTTCGCGACGTGGCGCACTGCCGTTGCGGTCATCACGCGGGAAACCGTGGCGACTGTCCGGTGCGGTGTGGCGACCGAAACCGCCGCGACCTTGTGGCTTGGCCGACGAGGCTGGACGTGGCTTGAACTTCGGCTCCATGCCCGGAACGGTGTGCTGGGTGATGGGCTGGCCGGTGTAGCGTTCGATGCGCTTGAGCAACATGGTGTCGCGGTTGGAAGCGAACGACACGGCGATGCCGGACGCGCCGCCACGACCAGTACGGCCGATGCGGTGCACGTAGTCTTCAGCGAACTTGGGCAGGTCGAAGTTGATCACGTGCGAGATTCCGGCTACGTCGATGCCGCGAGCGGCCACGTCAGTCGCTACCAGAATGCGCACTTGGCCGCGACGCAGATTGGTCAGAGTGCGGTTACGTTCGCGCTGATTCATGTCGCCGTGCAAAGCAGCCACGGAGTGGCCTTGTGCTTGCAGTTGGTCGGCCAGCATGTCGGCATCGCGCTTGGTGGCGGTGAACACCACGGCTTGATTCAGGTCGATGTCGGTCAGCAAGTGGCTTAGCAACTGGCTCTTGTGCGCCATGTCGTCGGTGAACATCAAACGCTGTTCGATGTTCTCGTGCTTGGCGTGTTGTGCGGTGACGCTGATGCGCTTCGGTGTCTTCAGCAGACGGTCAGCCAGTGCGCCAACCACGCCATCCAGCGTTGCGGAGAACAGCAGAGTCTGGCGAGTCTTGGGCGTCGCGTTGGCGATGCTTTCTACGTCTTCCGAGAAGCCCATGTCCAGCATGCGGTCGGCTTCGTCCAGCACCAGCATTTCCAGACGCGAGAAGTCGATACGACCGCGTTGGATGTGGTCGATCAGACGACCCGGAGTCGCCACCAGAATGTCCACCGGATTCGACAGCAGCTTGTTTTGCAGCGGGTAGGGCATACCACCCAAAATGCTCACCACCTTGACGCGCATATTCTTGCCGTACTTGGCAGCGGCTTCGGAAACCTGCTGAGCCAGTTCGCGGGTCGGTGTCAGCACCAGCACGCGTGGGCCTTTGCTGCGTACAGCCGAAGGTTCGGCAAGACGATGCAACGCAGGCAGAATGAAGGCAGCGGTCTTGCCGGTGCCGGTTTGGGCGGAAGCCATCAGATCATGGCCAGCCATGACTTCAGGGATAGCCTGTGCCTGAATCGCGGTGGGAACGGTGTAACCGGACTCTTCGACAGCCTTCAGGATGAGTGGGTTCAGGCCGATCGAGGCAAAAGTGATCTCAGCGGCAGTGTTGACTGCCGGGGTATTTTCTACGGACATGTTTATTCCTTACATACAAGCAATGGCGCACTGTGCGGCTAGGCCACACAGCAAAATTCAGTAGGGGGTAAGTTCTACCGGCGCAAACACATCGTCGCTAACCGGTGAATCGAGGCGCAATCCGAAAAGACGGGGGACGCAGGGGGTCAGATAACGATGAACCAATGCCGCAATGAGCGGCAAGGCGCGCATTATAGGGGCAAGCGATTAAATAGCAAGAGAAATTTAGAAAATGCTGGTCAAAGTCTGCGCGGCACCTTTTTGAGCTGGAGTATGTTTGCTTGGTTTTTAGAGTTAGCAACGATGCTCGTGGCCTGCTTCGTTCTACCCGTCGTGAGCGGAGTATTCAGCGAAATGTCATGTACAGGGCCAGTCCAATGAAACTCAGCAACATGAGGACGATCAGTCCGGCGAATATCAGCACGGCGTTGGATTTGGCTTGGATGTAGCGCATGTCCGGCTCGACTAGTTCGGCATTCTCCGGTTTCAGCGTGCCGCAGCCGGGGCATTTCACTGAAGAGGGCGTGTATTCTTTTTTGCAAACGTGACATTTAATGACGGCCATGAGTGTCCTTTCAGCGGGTGAGTAAAGCCTTAACCGGTCCGAAGCTGCGGCGGTGTTCAGCGCAGGGGCCATGTTCGCGCAGGGCGGTGAGGTGGGCAGCGGTGGGGTAGCCTTTGTGGATGGCGAAACCGTAGTGCGGATAGGTTTCGTGCAGCTCCAGCAGCGCAGCGTCACGCGCTGTTTTGGCAAGGATGGAGGCGGCGGAGATCGCGGCCACGGTGCTGTCGCCCTTGACGATGGCGCTACTGGGCAGGCCGGTGTCGGGGTAGTGCAAGCCGTCCACCAGCACCTCGTGCGGCGTGAGACTGAGTGCTTCGACGGCGCGTTTCAT from Ferriphaselus amnicola includes these protein-coding regions:
- the rnhB gene encoding ribonuclease HII; protein product: MSTQILICGVDEAGRGPLAGPVYAAAVILNDARPIIGLNDSKKLSEKKRKKLALEIREHALAWAIATASVEEIDRINILRASLLAMKRAVEALSLTPHEVLVDGLHYPDTGLPSSAIVKGDSTVAAISAASILAKTARDAALLELHETYPHYGFAIHKGYPTAAHLTALREHGPCAEHRRSFGPVKALLTR
- a CDS encoding DEAD/DEAH box helicase, producing the protein MSVENTPAVNTAAEITFASIGLNPLILKAVEESGYTVPTAIQAQAIPEVMAGHDLMASAQTGTGKTAAFILPALHRLAEPSAVRSKGPRVLVLTPTRELAQQVSEAAAKYGKNMRVKVVSILGGMPYPLQNKLLSNPVDILVATPGRLIDHIQRGRIDFSRLEMLVLDEADRMLDMGFSEDVESIANATPKTRQTLLFSATLDGVVGALADRLLKTPKRISVTAQHAKHENIEQRLMFTDDMAHKSQLLSHLLTDIDLNQAVVFTATKRDADMLADQLQAQGHSVAALHGDMNQRERNRTLTNLRRGQVRILVATDVAARGIDVAGISHVINFDLPKFAEDYVHRIGRTGRGGASGIAVSFASNRDTMLLKRIERYTGQPITQHTVPGMEPKFKPRPASSAKPQGRGGFGRHTAPDSRHGFPRDDRNGSAPRREGHSHNRFTNPNGNRPQGAGTGNGGAPAGAGGQRRPSSGNSFSLGRGHNSANNGNKR
- the map gene encoding type I methionyl aminopeptidase, whose protein sequence is MAVSIKTSEEISKMHLAGRLAGEVLDYIAPHVQAGITTDELDKLCHDYMVNVQGCVPAPLNYAPSGHNPYPKSICTSINHQVCHGVPSDKKLKNGDIVNLDITTIKDGFHGDTSRMYYVGEPSIQAKRLCESTYLAMWRGIRAVKPGATLGDIGFAIQSYAESLGYSVVREFCGHGIGRRFHEEPQVLHYGKAGTGLRLEPGMIFTIEPMINAGKAGIKQLGDGWTVVTKDHSLSAQWEHTILVTETGFEVLTLSAGAPEIPA